A region of Sulfurovum sp. DNA encodes the following proteins:
- a CDS encoding malate dehydrogenase: MANPKVGIIGVGAVGATAAYSLSMMGTCGEIVLFDITEGVARGKAIDIAQSAYYAPNNTIITAAETPAEISNCDIVVITAGVPRKGDMTREDLLMINAKIIKSVVKDVMKYSPDAIIICVSNPLDVMSYIIHKITGWERNRIIGLSGALDGARMAYQIYKKLGYGMGQIGTLVIGDHGENMIPLPQKVQVESINISELLSKEEMAQIIERTKNGGAEIVEHLGTSGYYGPGRAIAHMVEAILNDAKVVVSSSVLLDGEYGYRDVSVGVPIVLGKNGVEQIIEMVLDKEIVAKFKISIDGIKNSINILKKNQFFK, translated from the coding sequence ATGGCAAACCCTAAAGTAGGGATTATTGGCGTTGGAGCAGTTGGTGCTACAGCAGCATACAGTTTGAGTATGATGGGGACGTGTGGTGAGATTGTACTCTTTGATATCACAGAAGGTGTGGCTAGAGGTAAGGCAATTGATATTGCCCAATCAGCCTACTATGCACCTAATAATACCATTATTACAGCAGCTGAAACACCAGCTGAGATAAGTAATTGCGATATTGTAGTCATTACAGCAGGAGTACCACGTAAAGGAGATATGACACGAGAGGATCTTTTAATGATTAATGCCAAGATTATTAAAAGTGTCGTCAAAGATGTCATGAAGTACTCTCCTGATGCAATCATTATCTGTGTCTCTAATCCACTTGATGTGATGAGCTATATCATTCACAAGATAACAGGCTGGGAACGTAATCGTATTATTGGGCTCTCTGGTGCACTTGATGGTGCACGTATGGCATACCAGATATATAAAAAACTTGGTTATGGTATGGGGCAGATTGGTACCTTGGTTATTGGTGATCATGGAGAGAATATGATTCCGCTTCCACAGAAAGTACAGGTAGAATCAATCAATATATCTGAACTATTGAGTAAAGAGGAGATGGCACAGATTATTGAACGAACCAAGAATGGTGGTGCAGAAATTGTTGAGCATTTGGGTACTTCAGGCTATTATGGGCCAGGTAGAGCAATTGCTCATATGGTTGAAGCAATCCTCAATGACGCCAAGGTGGTTGTTTCATCATCTGTGTTGCTCGATGGAGAGTATGGCTATCGTGATGTTTCTGTGGGTGTACCCATTGTGCTTGGCAAGAATGGTGTAGAGCAGATTATTGAAATGGTACTGGATAAGGAGATAGTAGCCAAATTTAAAATATCTATAGACGGTATTAAAAACAGTATTAATATACTCAAGAAAAACCAATTTTTTAAGTAG
- a CDS encoding NADP-dependent isocitrate dehydrogenase: MSKPTIIWSKIDEAPALATYSLLPIVEKFTNAVGVDVKQSDISLAARVLAAMGLAEDELAKLGELVVKPEANIIKLPNISASVGQLKECIAELQSQGFSIPDYPENPETAEEKEIQAKYSTCLGSAVNPVLREGNSDRRAASAVKKYAQNHPHRLKPFAENSKAYVAHMGGNGDFYGNEQSVTIEKAQTVTIMLNKKELKSIQAHDGEILDGTFMSAKALRAFIRKTIDEAKERGVIWSIHLKATMMKISDPIMFGHAFEVFFESVFTQYADLFQELEVNPNLGMADLEKKIAGHEKEAEIKAAFQAVIDSDSPRIAMVDSDKGTTNFNAPNDIIIDASMPVVVREGGKQWDRTGAADECVAVVPDSTYAMFHQEMVADCVKNGQFDVTTMGNVSNVGLMAQKAEEYGSHPTTFEIAEDGVVEVIGANGDVLMKHEVEAGDIWRMSRAKDIPIKDWVRLAVERARLTGNPAIFWLDKNRAHDVQMLRKVEKYLKEHDTTGLDIQVMDVTAATQYTNERVRAGKDTISVTGNVLRDHLTDMYPILELGTSAKMLSIVPLLAGGGLFETGAGGSAPKHVDQFLSEGHLRWDSLGEFLALAESLRMEYNKSNDSKIGILTEALDKANEGYLDNDKAPSRKCGEPDNKASHYWVARYWAEALSAQTVDTELAGKFAPVLDALVKNEEKILSELLAIEGSPKDIGGYYHPDDAKAKVAMRPSATLNAIIDAI, from the coding sequence ATGTCTAAACCAACTATCATTTGGTCAAAAATTGATGAAGCGCCAGCTTTGGCAACCTACTCACTGCTACCAATTGTAGAGAAATTTACAAATGCAGTCGGTGTCGATGTCAAGCAGAGTGATATCTCTCTTGCGGCACGAGTATTAGCAGCCATGGGTCTTGCAGAAGATGAACTAGCAAAACTAGGAGAGCTTGTGGTTAAGCCTGAGGCAAATATTATTAAGCTTCCAAATATTTCTGCATCTGTTGGTCAGCTTAAAGAGTGTATTGCAGAGCTTCAATCTCAAGGGTTTAGTATCCCAGATTATCCTGAAAATCCCGAAACAGCTGAAGAGAAAGAGATTCAGGCAAAGTATAGTACTTGTCTTGGTTCCGCAGTAAACCCAGTACTTAGAGAAGGTAATTCCGATAGACGTGCAGCATCGGCAGTGAAGAAGTATGCACAAAATCATCCACATAGACTTAAGCCATTTGCAGAGAACTCCAAAGCGTATGTTGCACATATGGGTGGGAATGGTGACTTTTATGGCAATGAACAGTCTGTTACTATCGAAAAGGCACAAACTGTAACCATTATGCTTAATAAAAAAGAGCTTAAAAGTATCCAAGCACATGATGGTGAAATCCTTGATGGTACTTTTATGTCCGCAAAGGCACTTAGAGCATTTATCAGAAAAACAATTGATGAAGCCAAAGAGAGAGGTGTCATATGGTCTATTCATCTTAAGGCGACTATGATGAAAATCTCTGACCCTATTATGTTCGGTCATGCATTTGAAGTTTTCTTTGAAAGCGTATTTACTCAATATGCAGACCTCTTTCAAGAGCTTGAAGTTAATCCGAATCTTGGTATGGCTGACCTCGAGAAGAAGATAGCAGGACACGAGAAAGAGGCTGAGATTAAAGCAGCATTTCAAGCAGTGATTGACTCTGATTCTCCAAGAATCGCTATGGTTGACTCTGACAAGGGTACCACCAATTTCAATGCACCAAATGACATTATTATTGATGCATCTATGCCAGTGGTTGTAAGAGAAGGTGGTAAACAGTGGGACAGAACGGGTGCGGCAGATGAGTGTGTGGCAGTCGTTCCTGACTCTACCTATGCGATGTTTCATCAAGAGATGGTAGCAGATTGTGTGAAAAATGGACAGTTTGATGTGACAACCATGGGTAACGTTTCTAATGTTGGTCTTATGGCACAAAAAGCAGAGGAGTATGGTTCCCACCCAACTACATTTGAGATTGCTGAAGATGGAGTGGTTGAAGTCATTGGTGCTAATGGTGATGTTCTGATGAAACATGAAGTAGAAGCAGGAGATATCTGGAGAATGTCACGTGCAAAAGATATTCCAATTAAAGATTGGGTCAGACTAGCAGTTGAGAGAGCAAGGCTGACAGGAAACCCTGCAATCTTTTGGCTTGATAAAAATAGAGCACATGACGTACAGATGCTCAGAAAAGTAGAAAAGTATCTCAAAGAGCACGATACCACAGGTCTTGATATACAGGTTATGGATGTAACAGCTGCAACACAATATACCAATGAAAGAGTTAGGGCTGGAAAAGATACCATCTCTGTAACTGGAAATGTATTACGTGACCATCTAACAGATATGTATCCTATCCTTGAGCTTGGTACCTCTGCAAAAATGCTTTCTATCGTCCCGCTTCTTGCAGGAGGTGGACTCTTTGAAACTGGCGCGGGTGGTTCTGCACCAAAGCATGTTGATCAGTTTCTTTCAGAGGGACACCTTAGATGGGATTCACTTGGTGAGTTCCTCGCACTGGCTGAATCACTTAGAATGGAGTACAATAAGTCCAATGACAGTAAAATTGGCATCTTGACAGAGGCACTCGATAAAGCGAATGAAGGATATCTTGATAACGATAAGGCGCCAAGTAGAAAATGTGGTGAACCTGACAATAAAGCATCCCATTATTGGGTAGCACGTTACTGGGCAGAAGCACTCTCCGCTCAAACTGTAGATACAGAGCTTGCAGGAAAGTTTGCACCAGTTTTGGACGCATTGGTAAAAAATGAAGAAAAAATTCTTTCCGAACTTCTTGCGATTGAAGGTTCTCCAAAAGATATTGGTGGATATTACCACCCAGATGATGCCAAAGCAAAAGTTGCAATGAGACCATCTGCAACGCTAAATGCAATTATTGATGCTATTTAA
- a CDS encoding malate dehydrogenase gives MAKGKKVTVIGTGNFGSTVAFILAMNGACHHVTLYGRNKDVAKGKALDMSQAANAARQHTIVRAARGPEDLTDSEVVIITAGAPRTPGMSRDDLLLKNADIVKNYALMIKEYAPNAIVIVVSNPLDAMTYVALRYTGFPRERVLGMAGILDAARMAHFIYEKLQYGAGQVRATVMGGHGDTMVPLPKFTTVAGVPIEDLLDSEEIVEIVRKTRNGGAEIVNFLGNGSAYYAPAKSTTVMVEAILKDTNQIHSCAIMLKDDYGYSDIVSGVPVMIGSGGAEQVINMTLKPLQQKRFKDSVASVQEMIDTLYKLKFFNDLKEGKS, from the coding sequence ATGGCAAAAGGAAAAAAAGTCACCGTTATTGGTACTGGAAATTTTGGCTCGACTGTTGCATTTATTTTGGCAATGAATGGTGCCTGCCACCATGTCACACTTTATGGTCGAAATAAAGATGTTGCCAAAGGGAAAGCTCTTGATATGTCACAAGCTGCTAACGCAGCAAGACAGCACACTATCGTACGTGCGGCAAGAGGACCAGAGGATCTTACTGACTCGGAAGTAGTTATCATTACAGCAGGAGCACCACGTACACCAGGAATGAGTCGTGATGATCTGCTGTTAAAAAATGCAGATATTGTAAAAAACTATGCATTAATGATTAAGGAGTATGCACCAAATGCCATTGTGATTGTGGTGTCTAATCCACTTGATGCGATGACCTATGTGGCACTTAGATATACTGGTTTTCCAAGAGAAAGGGTACTTGGAATGGCTGGTATTCTTGATGCGGCACGTATGGCACATTTCATTTACGAAAAGCTTCAGTATGGTGCAGGGCAGGTTCGTGCGACAGTAATGGGTGGTCATGGTGATACGATGGTACCACTTCCAAAATTTACCACCGTAGCGGGTGTACCTATTGAAGATCTGCTTGACAGTGAAGAGATTGTCGAGATTGTACGCAAGACACGTAATGGTGGTGCAGAGATAGTAAATTTTTTAGGAAATGGCTCTGCCTATTATGCGCCAGCAAAGTCTACAACAGTTATGGTTGAGGCGATTCTTAAAGATACTAATCAGATACACTCTTGTGCAATTATGCTTAAGGATGATTATGGTTACTCAGATATTGTCTCTGGTGTACCGGTAATGATTGGTTCTGGTGGTGCAGAGCAGGTAATCAATATGACATTAAAACCACTTCAACAGAAACGTTTTAAAGATTCGGTCGCTTCCGTACAAGAGATGATAGATACACTCTATAAGCTCAAATTTTTCAATGATCTTAAAGAAGGGAAATCATAG